In one Pseudarthrobacter sp. NBSH8 genomic region, the following are encoded:
- the cmk gene encoding (d)CMP kinase, with product MTQELLDTFPALRVGRPLVVAIDGPSGSGKSSVSKEVARRLHLAYLDTGAMYRALTWFCVTTGIDLSDAAAVEQASRDLVLELSTTPREDYVRVDGTYVTDAIREPAISSAVSTVATTLGARTELIRRQRELIEKHHRRIVVEGRDITTVVAPGAEVRMLLTASEEARLRRRGIQLGGTQNAEQLAAQVTQRDAKDSTVVNFTQAADGVVTLDSSDLDFAETVDAALVIVTKVLNRD from the coding sequence ATGACACAAGAACTTCTTGACACCTTTCCGGCCTTACGCGTCGGCAGGCCCCTGGTGGTTGCCATCGACGGACCATCAGGCTCCGGCAAGTCCAGTGTGAGCAAGGAAGTGGCCCGACGGCTGCATCTTGCCTACCTGGACACCGGCGCCATGTACCGGGCCCTGACCTGGTTCTGCGTCACCACCGGAATCGACCTCAGCGATGCCGCCGCCGTGGAGCAGGCTTCCCGGGACCTGGTCCTGGAACTGAGCACCACGCCGCGGGAGGACTACGTGCGCGTGGACGGGACCTACGTCACGGACGCCATCCGCGAACCGGCAATTTCTTCAGCGGTCAGTACGGTGGCCACCACCCTTGGTGCCCGGACCGAACTGATCCGCCGGCAGCGTGAGCTAATTGAAAAGCACCACCGCCGCATCGTGGTGGAGGGCCGGGACATCACCACGGTCGTCGCGCCGGGCGCTGAAGTCCGCATGCTGCTGACGGCCAGTGAGGAAGCCCGGCTTCGCCGCCGCGGCATCCAGCTGGGCGGCACGCAGAATGCGGAGCAGCTCGCCGCCCAGGTCACCCAGCGCGACGCCAAGGATTCCACGGTGGTGAACTTCACCCAGGCTGCGGACGGTGTTGTCACCCTGGATTCGTCCGATCTGGACTTCGCCGAGACCGTGGATGCGGCACTCGTGATCGTCACGAAGGTGCTTAACCGTGACTGA
- a CDS encoding 1-acyl-sn-glycerol-3-phosphate acyltransferase, with the protein MTWSRPVGWLLDHVVYRTSVTGRDNVPTGGPVIFAGNHISFLDGPVMFGASPRAMHILVKKEMFKGVLGRVLRASGQLPVDRSGDRAALLLSKNMLDAGRCIGILPEGTRGSGQATDINNGVAWLALNSGAPVVPVAILGTRTGNEHLDTVPRPGRRFHVSFGDALTLSRNPGETGRASMDRAGMEIRAALSGHVQETIQHSGQPLPHADFRTNFTAVAGTPADDH; encoded by the coding sequence ATGACCTGGAGCCGGCCCGTCGGCTGGCTCCTTGACCATGTGGTGTACCGGACGTCCGTCACTGGCCGGGACAACGTGCCTACAGGCGGGCCGGTGATTTTTGCCGGCAACCACATCAGTTTCCTGGACGGGCCGGTGATGTTCGGTGCGTCGCCGCGTGCCATGCACATTCTGGTTAAGAAGGAGATGTTCAAGGGAGTGCTGGGACGGGTCCTTCGGGCCTCAGGCCAGCTGCCGGTGGACCGCTCCGGGGACCGGGCAGCGCTGCTGCTGAGCAAAAACATGCTCGACGCCGGCCGTTGCATCGGGATTCTTCCGGAAGGTACTCGGGGGAGCGGCCAGGCAACGGACATCAACAACGGGGTGGCCTGGCTGGCGCTGAACTCCGGCGCCCCAGTGGTTCCCGTGGCGATCCTCGGCACCCGGACCGGCAACGAACACCTCGACACAGTACCCAGGCCGGGGCGGCGGTTCCACGTCAGCTTCGGCGACGCGCTGACCCTCAGCCGAAACCCCGGCGAAACGGGCCGTGCTTCAATGGACAGGGCGGGAATGGAAATCCGCGCTGCGCTTTCGGGGCACGTCCAGGAGACCATCCAACACAGTGGGCAGCCTTTGCCCCACGCGGATTTCCGCACGAACTTCACAGCAGTAGCCGGGACGCCGGCAGATGACCACTAA
- the der gene encoding ribosome biogenesis GTPase Der: MSDTTQTSGHSGAGEDEYTPTGTDQVAERLAAMDDDEAELRAASLRAGLADYELDDEDAALLSGEFDDEDFDGPVKLDPVLAIIGRPNVGKSTLVNRILGRREAVVEDTPGVTRDRVMYSAHWNGRNFTVVDTGGWEHDARGIHARVAEQAEMAVELADAVLFVVDSAVGATATDEGVMKMLRRSKKPVIMVANKVDDFAQEADSATLWGLGFGEPYPVSALHGRGVADLLDHVMDTLPEFSTIEGLERSGGPRRIALIGRPNVGKSSLLNKLAGSERVVVDNTAGTTRDPVDEFIELGDRTWRFVDTAGIRRRQHMAQGADYYASLRTQAALEKAEVAVVLLAVDEVLSEQDVRILQLAIESGRALVLAFNKWDLLDDERRTYLEREIEQDLAHVAWAPRVNISALTGWHKDRLVPALDLALENWDRRIPTGKLNAFLGELVAAHPHPVRGGKQPRILYGTQASSRPPKFVLFTTGFLDPGYRRFITRRLRETFGFEGTPIEVNMRVREKRGKKR; this comes from the coding sequence ATGAGCGATACGACTCAAACCTCCGGCCACTCCGGCGCCGGCGAAGACGAATACACGCCCACCGGCACGGACCAGGTGGCCGAGCGGCTGGCCGCCATGGACGACGACGAAGCGGAGCTGCGTGCCGCGTCGCTCCGCGCCGGCCTGGCCGACTACGAACTCGACGACGAAGACGCCGCCCTTCTGAGCGGGGAATTCGACGACGAGGACTTTGACGGACCGGTCAAGCTCGATCCCGTGCTGGCCATCATCGGCCGTCCCAACGTGGGCAAATCCACTCTCGTGAACCGTATCCTGGGCCGCCGCGAAGCCGTGGTCGAGGATACTCCCGGCGTGACGCGGGACCGGGTGATGTACTCGGCACACTGGAACGGGCGCAACTTCACGGTCGTGGACACCGGCGGCTGGGAGCACGATGCCCGCGGCATCCACGCCCGGGTGGCCGAACAGGCGGAAATGGCCGTGGAACTGGCCGACGCCGTGCTCTTCGTCGTCGACTCCGCGGTGGGCGCCACCGCAACGGACGAGGGCGTTATGAAAATGCTCCGCCGCAGCAAGAAGCCGGTCATCATGGTGGCCAACAAGGTGGACGACTTCGCCCAGGAAGCGGACTCCGCCACCCTGTGGGGCCTCGGCTTCGGCGAGCCTTACCCCGTTTCCGCCCTGCACGGGCGCGGCGTCGCCGACCTTCTGGACCACGTGATGGACACCCTGCCGGAGTTCTCCACGATTGAGGGCCTGGAACGCTCGGGCGGCCCGCGCCGCATCGCACTGATCGGCCGCCCGAACGTGGGCAAGTCATCGCTGCTGAACAAGCTGGCAGGGTCCGAGCGTGTAGTAGTGGACAACACCGCCGGTACCACCCGTGATCCGGTGGATGAGTTCATTGAACTCGGCGACCGCACCTGGCGCTTTGTGGACACGGCGGGCATCCGGCGCCGCCAGCACATGGCGCAGGGCGCCGACTACTACGCCTCCCTCCGGACGCAGGCCGCGCTCGAGAAGGCGGAGGTCGCCGTCGTTCTTCTCGCTGTTGACGAGGTGCTCAGCGAGCAGGACGTCCGCATCCTGCAGCTGGCCATCGAGTCGGGCCGTGCCCTGGTGCTGGCCTTCAACAAGTGGGACCTGCTCGACGACGAACGCCGCACCTATCTGGAGCGTGAAATCGAGCAGGACCTGGCCCACGTGGCCTGGGCGCCGCGGGTCAATATATCCGCGCTGACCGGCTGGCACAAGGACCGCCTGGTTCCCGCCCTTGACCTGGCGCTGGAGAACTGGGACCGGCGCATCCCCACCGGCAAGCTCAATGCCTTCCTCGGCGAGCTTGTGGCAGCGCACCCGCACCCGGTCCGCGGCGGAAAGCAGCCGCGCATCCTGTACGGCACGCAGGCGTCCAGCCGGCCGCCGAAGTTTGTGCTGTTCACCACCGGGTTCCTGGACCCGGGCTACCGCCGTTTCATCACCCGCAGGCTCCGCGAAACGTTCGGTTTCGAGGGCACGCCCATCGAGGTCAACATGCGCGTCCGCGAAAAGCGTGGCAAGAAGCGTTAA
- a CDS encoding Fpg/Nei family DNA glycosylase: MPELPEVAGLAGFLDEHLRGAVVRKIQIVSFAVLKTADPPFTALEECTISGVRRFGKFVSLDTDGPSFVFHLARAGWVRFTDSPTGTQLRMGKGYIAARLAFSGPDGDHGMDLTEAGTKKSLAVYVVSDPQDVQGIAALGPDPFSAAFDADMLVEILGSTSQQIKGVLRSQSVIAGIGNAYSDEILHAARISPFATAKSLDRDTVQSLYNAIHSVLGTALAEAEGKPPSELKDVKRGHMRVHARTGEACPVCGDTVREVSFADTSLQYCPTCQTKGKILADRRTSKFLK; this comes from the coding sequence GTGCCGGAGCTACCCGAGGTTGCAGGCCTGGCCGGTTTCCTGGACGAGCACTTGCGCGGAGCGGTGGTGCGGAAGATCCAGATCGTTTCCTTTGCGGTGCTGAAGACAGCGGATCCGCCCTTCACCGCGTTGGAGGAGTGCACCATCAGCGGCGTCCGCCGGTTCGGAAAGTTTGTCAGCCTTGACACCGACGGACCTTCGTTTGTCTTCCACCTCGCCCGGGCAGGATGGGTACGTTTCACGGACTCCCCCACCGGCACCCAGCTCCGGATGGGAAAGGGCTACATCGCTGCCCGGCTGGCGTTCAGCGGGCCGGACGGTGACCATGGCATGGATCTCACCGAGGCGGGGACCAAAAAGAGCCTGGCCGTGTACGTGGTGAGCGATCCCCAGGATGTGCAGGGCATCGCGGCCCTTGGGCCGGACCCGTTCAGCGCAGCGTTCGACGCCGACATGCTGGTGGAAATTCTTGGCTCCACGTCCCAGCAGATCAAGGGCGTCCTGCGGAGCCAGAGCGTGATCGCGGGGATCGGAAACGCCTACAGCGACGAGATCCTGCATGCTGCAAGAATCTCCCCTTTTGCTACCGCCAAGTCCTTGGACCGCGACACAGTGCAGTCGCTGTACAACGCCATCCACAGCGTGCTCGGAACCGCCCTGGCTGAAGCCGAGGGGAAACCACCCAGCGAGCTCAAGGACGTCAAACGCGGCCACATGCGGGTCCATGCCCGGACCGGCGAGGCTTGCCCGGTGTGCGGTGACACCGTCCGGGAGGTGTCTTTCGCCGATACGTCCCTGCAGTACTGTCCCACGTGCCAGACCAAGGGAAAGATCCTGGCGGACCGCAGGACATCGAAGTTCCTGAAATAG